In the genome of Myxococcus stipitatus, one region contains:
- a CDS encoding ABC transporter permease, whose translation MGQLRLLLQVAFRNLFTSKINILIGGIIFFGTLLVVVGGALLDSIDGSMSRSIIGSVAGHIQVYSDESKDELSLYGGMSGEPDLTVLADFSRVRPVLEKHPNVKTVVPMGTSSALITSGNTVDLTLARLRDLYKKRAEQGETPALKESIDSVKAHVRQIVALMEKQRANSQKVLTEAAVDPMEVEALARARTDAFWDGFDADPFASLEFLENRIAPQLPDGDLLELRYVGTDLDTFQRTFDRMEIVDGEAVPKGKRGMLVSKFFYENFFKLKTAFRLDNIKTERDLNGKLIATDPQMQRWVKENQTQTREIIFQLDPVKTRQAVERLQKVLGSKESTLDKLLPEFFTTTDENFDTRYQQFYAELAPLLDLYRLRMGDSLTISAFTRTGYVQSVNVKVYGTYQFKGLEKSTMAGLINLMDLMTFRDLYGYLSPDRKAEIAELQKNSGIKAVDRASAEDALFGEDSGNTLVAEAATGIVDDTKAFEGTQGAMHREDQVARVYSQEEIEQGVVLSTAVILKDPTKLQQTMEELKQVGTDAGMKLRAASWQQAAGFIGQFVLLAKLVLYFAVFIIFVVALVIINNAMMMATLQRVREVGTMRAIGAQRSFILSMVLVETVLLGLVFGAGGALVGSGIMSMLGSSGIPANNEALYFFFSGPRLYPTLSAGNLIAALVIVLVVSAISTFYPAFLATRVSPLQAMQTDE comes from the coding sequence ATGGGGCAGCTCCGGTTGCTGCTGCAGGTGGCCTTCCGCAACCTGTTCACCAGCAAGATCAACATCCTCATCGGCGGCATCATCTTCTTCGGCACGCTGCTCGTGGTCGTGGGCGGCGCGCTGCTCGACAGCATCGACGGCTCGATGAGCCGCAGCATCATCGGCAGCGTGGCCGGCCACATCCAGGTCTACTCGGACGAGTCCAAGGACGAGCTGAGCCTGTACGGCGGCATGAGCGGTGAGCCGGACCTGACGGTGCTGGCTGACTTCAGCCGCGTCAGGCCCGTCCTGGAGAAGCACCCCAACGTGAAGACGGTGGTGCCCATGGGCACCAGCAGCGCGCTCATCACCTCCGGCAACACCGTGGACCTGACGCTCGCGCGGCTCCGGGACCTCTACAAGAAGCGCGCGGAGCAGGGAGAGACCCCTGCCCTCAAGGAGAGCATCGACAGCGTCAAGGCCCACGTCCGCCAGATTGTCGCCCTCATGGAGAAGCAGCGGGCCAACAGCCAGAAGGTGCTCACCGAGGCCGCCGTGGACCCCATGGAGGTGGAGGCGCTCGCCCGCGCTCGCACCGACGCGTTCTGGGACGGCTTCGACGCGGACCCGTTCGCCTCGCTGGAGTTCCTGGAGAACCGCATCGCCCCGCAGTTGCCGGACGGCGACCTGCTGGAGCTGCGCTACGTGGGCACGGACCTGGACACGTTCCAGCGCACGTTCGACCGCATGGAGATCGTGGACGGAGAGGCCGTGCCGAAGGGCAAGCGCGGCATGCTCGTCTCCAAGTTCTTCTACGAGAACTTCTTCAAGCTCAAGACGGCGTTCCGCCTGGACAACATCAAGACGGAGCGGGACCTCAACGGGAAGCTCATCGCCACGGACCCGCAGATGCAGCGCTGGGTGAAGGAGAACCAGACCCAGACGCGTGAAATCATCTTCCAACTGGACCCCGTCAAGACGCGCCAGGCGGTGGAGCGGCTCCAGAAGGTGCTCGGCAGCAAGGAGTCCACCCTGGACAAGCTCCTGCCCGAGTTCTTCACCACCACGGACGAGAACTTCGACACGCGCTACCAGCAGTTCTACGCGGAGCTGGCCCCGCTGCTGGACCTGTACCGCCTGCGCATGGGCGACAGCCTCACCATCAGCGCCTTCACGCGCACCGGCTACGTGCAGAGCGTCAACGTGAAGGTCTATGGCACCTACCAGTTCAAGGGCCTGGAGAAGTCCACCATGGCGGGTCTCATCAACCTGATGGACCTGATGACCTTCCGGGACCTCTACGGCTACCTCAGCCCGGACCGGAAGGCGGAGATCGCCGAGCTCCAGAAGAACAGCGGCATCAAGGCGGTGGACCGCGCCAGCGCCGAGGACGCGCTGTTCGGCGAGGACAGTGGCAACACGCTGGTGGCGGAGGCGGCGACGGGCATCGTCGACGACACCAAGGCCTTCGAGGGCACCCAGGGCGCGATGCACCGCGAGGACCAGGTGGCCCGGGTCTACTCCCAGGAGGAGATTGAACAGGGCGTGGTGCTCAGCACGGCCGTCATCCTCAAGGACCCGACGAAGCTCCAGCAGACGATGGAGGAGCTCAAGCAGGTGGGCACCGACGCGGGGATGAAGCTGCGGGCGGCGTCATGGCAACAGGCTGCGGGCTTCATCGGCCAGTTCGTGCTGCTGGCGAAGCTGGTGCTGTACTTCGCCGTGTTCATCATCTTCGTCGTCGCCCTGGTCATCATCAACAACGCGATGATGATGGCCACGCTCCAGCGGGTGCGCGAGGTGGGGACGATGCGAGCCATTGGCGCGCAGCGCTCCTTCATCCTGAGCATGGTGCTGGTGGAGACCGTGCTCCTGGGCCTGGTCTTCGGCGCGGGAGGCGCGCTGGTCGGCAGCGGCATCATGAGCATGCTGGGCTCCAGCGGCATCCCCGCGAACAACGAGGCGCTCTACTTCTTCTTCTCCGGTCCCCGGCTGTACCCCACGTTGAGCGCCGGCAACCTCATCGCCGCGCTCGT
- a CDS encoding ABC transporter ATP-binding protein: protein MNAAVPHSPIVSISNVTKDYTLGKVVVPALRGVDLQVHPGEFISIAGPSGSGKTTLLNLIGCVDTATTGVVSVAGQDTKKLSERQLTHLRLHTIGFIFQSFNLVSVLSVFQNVEFPLLLQRKLDKAQRHERVMQLLEQVGLANHAKHRPNELSGGQRQRVAVARALVTRPQLVLADEPTANLDSVTGQHIIDLMKELNQKEGTTFIFSTHDAKVMSHANAVVRLADGKFLDRLTPTEAKRAMAAGAEGH, encoded by the coding sequence ATGAACGCCGCAGTCCCCCACTCTCCCATCGTCTCCATCAGCAACGTCACCAAGGACTACACCTTGGGCAAGGTGGTCGTCCCGGCGCTGCGCGGCGTGGATCTCCAGGTGCACCCTGGTGAGTTCATCTCCATCGCCGGCCCGTCCGGAAGCGGCAAGACGACCCTGCTCAACCTCATCGGCTGCGTGGACACCGCCACCACGGGCGTGGTCAGCGTGGCCGGGCAGGACACGAAGAAGCTCAGCGAGCGACAGCTGACGCACCTGCGCCTGCACACCATCGGCTTCATCTTCCAGAGCTTCAACCTGGTGTCGGTGCTCAGCGTCTTCCAGAACGTGGAGTTCCCCCTGCTGCTCCAGCGCAAGCTGGACAAGGCCCAGCGCCACGAGCGCGTGATGCAGCTCCTGGAGCAGGTGGGCCTGGCCAACCACGCCAAGCACCGCCCCAACGAGCTGTCCGGCGGCCAGCGTCAGCGCGTCGCCGTGGCGCGCGCGCTCGTCACGCGGCCCCAGCTGGTGCTCGCGGACGAGCCCACCGCCAACCTGGACTCGGTGACGGGCCAGCACATCATCGACCTGATGAAGGAGCTCAACCAGAAGGAGGGCACCACCTTCATCTTCTCCACCCATGACGCCAAGGTGATGAGCCACGCTAACGCCGTGGTGCGCCTGGCGGACGGGAAGTTCCTGGACCGGCTCACCCCGACCGAGGCGAAGCGGGCGATGGCCGCGGGCGCGGAGGGTCACTGA
- a CDS encoding transcriptional regulator: MKELSAAEQRFIESMGLYFERQGSTRISGRIHGLLMLADEPLSLQQIARVLKVSAASVSTNIRAIMSIGLVDPVSVPGDRQHYYVVNSDGWESRLRTAEDSVKAFVRLCQEALATPQLATRQHLRDAADFCDFYLAEMAGIAERWRASRRARPSPRTPKASKGRTA, translated from the coding sequence ATGAAGGAACTGAGCGCCGCGGAGCAGCGCTTCATCGAGTCGATGGGGCTGTACTTCGAGCGGCAGGGCAGTACCCGCATCAGCGGGCGCATCCACGGGCTCCTGATGCTGGCGGACGAGCCGCTGTCGCTCCAGCAGATCGCCCGCGTGCTCAAGGTGAGCGCCGCCTCCGTCTCCACCAACATCCGGGCCATCATGAGCATCGGGCTGGTGGACCCCGTCAGCGTCCCTGGAGACCGACAGCACTACTACGTCGTCAACAGCGACGGCTGGGAGTCGCGCCTGCGCACGGCGGAGGACAGCGTCAAGGCGTTCGTCCGTCTGTGCCAGGAGGCCCTGGCCACGCCGCAGCTCGCGACCCGGCAGCACCTGCGAGACGCGGCGGACTTCTGTGATTTCTACCTGGCCGAAATGGCTGGGATCGCCGAGCGGTGGCGCGCCTCACGCCGCGCCCGCCCCTCGCCCCGCACCCCCAAGGCATCGAAAGGACGCACCGCATGA